One genomic region from Nymphaea colorata isolate Beijing-Zhang1983 chromosome 10, ASM883128v2, whole genome shotgun sequence encodes:
- the LOC116262741 gene encoding uncharacterized protein LOC116262741 produces the protein MATLTPGILLKLLQSINSDVKVAGEHRSALLQVISIVPALAGADLWSNHGYYLQVSDSANSTYVSLSDRDNDLVLTNKLQLGQFVYVDKLEFASPVPRVAGIRPIPGRHPCIGNPEPLIARFSKTGFVIQPVSDPKQSMDPILAYVSSSKKSEPSKPDVSSRPILAPQENLPSGRNEDARTIRKRPPSPAPTVGKGDEPKAEKRSSSPAAGKRSASVGKANSRSASPVPAKCVVPSLVAAQEENRRSSREPAIIVPSRYRQPSPSSSRRTTQCSPARRNVQASPASKRCSLSPGRRLSGGFKVSLTVGDSAKKKTTAVGLSKASDGDSALGKTALRKSWEEPLAGDEKKVKCASKHRLDVKAILRTQEALSRRLSDANVAHDNDSTSSENPKTSSKNNSSSISEKLGHVVRRSAVHDQKLTDGNISLEFVPPSLAKCGKDAIRRRVLASMAAVEALEEASANESLIRSLSMFNDLCASAKAVDPVPSLDRFFGVYDNAVKSVAVAEALSLSRSNDDSQDASQNMPTSFYADRSKFISAWVEAALAVDVESITLSNNPSELSMALVSKFNQALIEKQQTGNSDGVNSKHPSPLKSATMKRQSTNVASRNASLQPSGVWTSGSGVTETADFARGLRQEMQIWFVQFVEDALEAGFQVFGDRHDDGKIFRHEGGHVAVVLAQLKRVFAWFDMVQSGKVEDSFSKKIEQLKRKIYGFLIQHMESAAVALDHQVNVNLAKPASGNSSMVLDRIVR, from the exons ATGGCTACTCTCACGCCGGGAATTCTGCTGAAGCTCTTGCAGTCAATAAATTCAGATGTCAAGGTCGCCGGAGAGCATAGGTCTGCCCTCCTCCAAGTGATCAGCATCGTTCCTGCTCTCGCCGGTGCCGACCTCTGGTCCAATCATGGCTACTATCTTCAGGTCTCTGACTCCGCCAACTCCACTTACGTCTCCCTCTCCGACCGCGACAACGACCTTGTCCTCACCAACAAGCTTCAGCTCGGCCAGTTTGTCTACGTCGACAAGCTCGAGTTCGCTTCTCCTGTACCACGCGTCGCAGGAATCCGGCCCATCCCTGGTCGACACCCTTGCATAGGCAACCCGGAACCCCTCATAGCACGGTTCTCCAAAACCGGCTTCGTCATTCAACCGGTTTCCGATCCCAAGCAATCCATGGATCCCATTCTTGCCTACGTTTCTTCCTCGAAGAAGTCAGAGCCGTCGAAGCCAGACGTGTCCTCTCGCCCCATCTTGGCACCGCAAGAGAATCTGCCTTCGGGGAGAAATGAAGATGCCAGGACGATTAGAAAGCGCCCCCCCTCTCCGGCCCCCACTGTAGGAAAAGGGGATGAACCTAAAGCGGAGAAGCGGTCCTCATCGCCGGCAGCTGGGAAGAGGTCGGCCTCTGTCGGAAAAGCAAATTCGCGGTCCGCATCGCCGGTGCCTGCGAAATGCGTTGTGCCCAGTTTAGTTGCCGCTCAAGAAGAGAACCGGAGGTCAAGTAGGGAGCCAGCAATCATCGTTCCCTCACGGTATAGGCAACCTTCACCGAGTAGTAGTCGGAGGACGACACAGTGCTCTCCTGCCAGGAGGAATGTCCAAGCATCGCCAGCGTCCAAACGGTGCTCCCTCTCGCCAGGAAGGAGGCTTTCTGGTGGATTCAAGGTCTCACTGACGGTCGGGGACTCggcaaagaaaaagacaactgCTGTTGGCCTCTCCAAAGCTTCAGATGGAGACTCCGCTTTAGGAAAAACGGCGTTGAGAAAGAGTTGGGAGGAGCCTCTCGCTGGTGAtgagaaaaaagtgaaatgtgCCTCCAAGCACAGGCTAGACGTTAAAGCTATCTTGCGAACTCag GAAGCGTTGTCTCGGAGGCTGAGTGATGCTAATGTGGCGCATGATAACGATTCGACGTCCTCTGAGAATCCAAAGACATCTTCCAAGAATAATTCTTCATCAATTTCGGAGAAGCTTGGTCATGTTGTTCGGAGAAGTGCTGTGCATGACCAGAAGTTGACTGATGGAAACATTTCCTTAGAATTTGTTCCTCCTAGTTTGGCAAAATGTGGAAAG GATGCTATTCGAAGAAGAGTTCTCGCATCCATGGCTGCCGTAGAAGCTCTCGAAGAGGCATCAGCTAATGAATCCCTGATTAGGAGCCTAAG CATGTTTAACGACCTGTGTGCTTCTGCCAAAGCTGTTGATCCTGTTCCCTCCCTTGATCGGTTTTTTGGGGTGTATGATAATGCGGTGAAGTCAGTGGCGGTTGCAGAAGCCTTATCGCTTTCTCGAAGTAATGATGATTCCCAGGATGCATCACAAAACATGCCTACTTCGTTCTATGCTGATAGATCAAAGTTCATCTCTGCTTGGGTAGAAGCTGCATTGGCTGTTGACGTTGAGTCCATCACACTGTCAAATAATCCGAGTGAATTATCAATGGCTctggtttcaaaatttaatcAAGCTCTTATAGAGAAACAGCAGACAGGAAATTCGGATGGGGTAAATTCAAAACATCCTTCTCCACTGAAGTCTGCCACCATGAAAAGACAGTCGACAAACGTGGCTTCTAGGAATGCTTCTCTGCAGCCATCTGGAGTATGGACTAGCGGTAGCGGAGTGACAGAGACTGCTGATTTCGCGAGGGGCTTGAGGCAGGAAATGCAGATCTGGTTTGTGCAATTTGTAGAGGATGCACTGGAGGCTGGCTTTCAAGTGTTTGGGGACAGGCATGACGATGGTAAAATTTTTCGACACGAGGGGGGTCACGTCGCAGTTGTCTTGGCACAGTTGAAACGTGTTTTTGCATGGTTTGATATGGTTCAGTCTGGTAAAGTTGAGGATTCATTTTCAAAGAAGATAGAGCAATTAAAAAGGAAGATTTACGGATTCCTAATTCAACACATGGAGTCTGCTGCTGTTGCTCTTGATCACCAGGTTAATGTTAATTTGGCAAAACCTGCTTCTGGGAATTCGTCAATGGTATTGGACAGGATAGTTCGTTGA
- the LOC116262742 gene encoding protein LURP-one-related 8-like — translation MTKVHPNATEEAITQGGVSSCVRTESTTLTVWKKSLLFNCNGFTVFDSKGNLLFRVDNYASDHKGELLLMDASGHPLLTLRRKRLSLGEQWQVFEGELASAGGSPTRPPKFTVRKQGALRGSRVIAHVFSRSSKSALYEIQGSYSKRCCAVYDDKRRKMAEIKRKEAAAGGVAFGSDVFRLIVLPEMDMADAMALVLLLDQMFSSRWSSYNA, via the exons ATGACGAAGGTGCACCCGAACGCAACAGAGGAGGCCATAACACAGGGAGGAGTTTCCTCCTGCGTCCGCACCGAATCGACGACGTTGACGGTGTGGAAGAAGTCGCTGCTCTTCAACTGCAACGGCTTCACGGTCTTCGACTCCAAGGGCAACCTTCTCTTCCGAGTGGACAATTACGCCTCCGACCACAAGGGCGAGTTGTTGCTTATGGACGCATCCGGTCACCCGCTCCTCACCCTCCGCCGAAAG CGGCTGAGCCTGGGGGAACAGTGGCAGGTGTTCGAAGGGGAGTTGGCATCAGCAGGAGGGTCTCCGACGAGGCCCCCCAAGTTCACGGTGAGGAAGCAAGGGGCTCTGCGGGGCTCGAGGGTCATCGCCCACGTTTTCTCTCGGTCCTCCAAATCGGCACTCTACGAGATCCAAGGGTCCTACTCCAAGCGGTGCTGTGCGGTGTACGACGACAAAAGGAGGAAGATGGCGGAGATCAAACGGAAGGAGGCTGCGGCCGGTGGCGTAGCCTTCGGCTCTGACGTCTTTCGGTTGATCGTTCTGCCGGAGATGGATATGGCTGACGCCATGGCGTTGGTGTTGCTGCTCGACCAGATGTTCTCCTCTAGATGGTCTTCCTACAACGCCTGA
- the LOC116262409 gene encoding bifunctional bis(5'-adenosyl)-triphosphatase/adenylylsulfatase FHIT — MAAEDPGFYMFGPYQVYKEEVFYTTDLCFVMVNLRPVLPGHVLVCPKRIVKRFTDLTPEEVSDIWLTAHKVADKLELHYKGTSLTFTIQDGPEAGQSVPHVHVHIVPRKKGDFENNDEIYDAIDENETKLKKKLDLDKNRRDRSLEERTQEADELRALFI, encoded by the exons ATGGCTGCGGAGGATCCTGGCTTTTATATGTTTGGACCTTACCAAGTCTACAAGGAAGAGGTCTTCTACACCACTGATCTGTGTTTTGTCATGGTCAACCTCAGGCCCGTCCTTCCTGGT CATGTGCTGGTTTGTCCCAAGCGCATTGTAAAGCGTTTCACAGATCTTACTCCAGAAGAGGTTAGTGATATTTGGCTTACTGCTCATAAAGTTGCTGATAAGCTTGAGCTTCACTACAAAGGAACTTCCCTCACCTTTACAATTCAG GATGGGCCAGAGGCAGGACAATCTGTTCCTCATGTGCATGTTCATATTGTGCCAAGGAAGAAAGGTGATTTTGAGAACAACGATGAGATATATGATGCG ATAGATGAGAATGAGACGAAACTGAAAAAGAAGCTTGACTTGGACAAGAATAGGAGAGACAGAAGCCTCGAGGAAAGGACTCAAGAAGCGGATGAGCTCCGTGCCCTTTTCATATAG
- the LOC116263093 gene encoding uncharacterized protein LOC116263093: MHRDFTVHQGKFSKSVRLFLIQSNAGFFPRVKGWIQGNFPLEKSRTLEGPTFWRRQIFCPLGLLITRFFALVPASSHRPLAVLSTTAAALPPVVVRSPCSPPQPLLCLQPLWYFEEVEMELYARGYLRLEARTMSSPQNQPSTFKAMHPMFVVQNGL, translated from the exons atgcacagggatTTCACTGTGCATCAGGGTAAATTTTCCAAATCTGTACGGCTTTTCCTGATACAATCAAACGCAGGTTTTTTTCCCCGGGTAAAAGGTTGGATCCAGGGGAATTTTCccctggaaaaaagtcggaccctggAGGGTCCGACTTTTTGGCGGAGACAaattttttgcccgttagggcttctcATCACTCGTTTCTTCGCTCTCGTTCCGGCCTCCAGCCATCGTCCGCTCGCCGTGCTCTCCAccaccgccgctgctctgcctcCAGTCGTCGTCCGCTCGCCATGCTCTCCACCACAGCCGCTGCTCTGCCTCCAGCCGTTGTGGTATTTCGAAGAAGTTGAG ATGGAACTGTATGCACGTGGTTACTTGAGGTTGGAAGCACGAACAATGTCCAGCCCACAGAATCAACCGTCTACTTTCAAAGCTATGCATCCTATGTTTGTTGTACAGAATGGgttataa